In a single window of the Candidatus Eisenbacteria bacterium genome:
- a CDS encoding right-handed parallel beta-helix repeat-containing protein has protein sequence MGRLGLSVYILMVLTSATYSHIWFVNPEGTGDAPTIDAAVDSCASGDTILVAPGTYHENILRLGNPRELTIMGQTGDPEEVIVAALNPAEPILKFTEYNLSVSAITVTGSDYSGGALNSVGTSTTVSNIIARNNRGGVALTGTGQVRECVFTDNDWGLYFSSSGVTDFLVEQCQFFGNTLIGSGATDLGAAITINAPATIRGCVFLRNSIVAEGSVCLVDGGFIVYIENSTFADNSADFAVYFTSLNANGMIANNVFWESGCPSNGGAFPVRCNVTWPEPFEEGECFPENWYGHHGNVIADPLFCNPGADDYHVASTSPCLPGNHPDGSECGQVGFYSQGCVTPVPTRTTSWGSIKSFYFQKVP, from the coding sequence TTGGGAAGGTTAGGCCTATCTGTCTACATTCTAATGGTCTTAACTTCCGCCACATATTCACACATATGGTTTGTGAATCCTGAGGGGACCGGTGATGCACCAACGATCGATGCGGCTGTGGATAGTTGTGCCTCAGGCGATACAATTCTGGTCGCGCCAGGCACCTATCACGAGAACATCCTTAGGCTCGGCAACCCACGGGAGCTTACGATCATGGGTCAGACCGGCGACCCGGAGGAGGTGATCGTCGCGGCTTTAAATCCCGCCGAGCCAATCTTAAAGTTCACAGAATATAACTTGTCGGTGAGCGCGATCACGGTAACCGGCAGTGATTATTCCGGCGGTGCTTTGAATTCCGTAGGTACATCGACAACGGTCTCCAATATTATCGCAAGAAATAACCGTGGCGGAGTTGCTCTGACAGGAACAGGCCAAGTTAGAGAGTGTGTCTTCACTGACAACGATTGGGGTCTCTACTTCTCTTCCTCCGGAGTTACTGATTTCCTGGTGGAGCAGTGTCAGTTCTTCGGAAATACGCTTATAGGTTCGGGAGCCACAGATCTCGGGGCCGCCATTACTATCAATGCACCAGCCACAATTCGTGGTTGCGTGTTCCTTCGGAACAGTATAGTGGCGGAGGGATCCGTGTGCTTGGTTGATGGTGGATTCATAGTCTACATTGAGAACAGTACGTTTGCTGACAATAGCGCCGATTTCGCAGTGTACTTCACGTCGCTCAATGCGAACGGGATGATCGCGAACAATGTGTTCTGGGAGAGTGGTTGCCCGAGTAATGGGGGAGCCTTTCCCGTCCGCTGCAACGTGACATGGCCTGAGCCTTTTGAGGAGGGCGAGTGCTTTCCCGAAAACTGGTATGGGCATCATGGAAACGTCATCGCTGACCCGTTGTTTTGCAATCCAGGTGCAGACGACTACCACGTGGCGAGCACATCTCCTTGTCTTCCCGGAAACCATCCCGATGGATCCGAATGCGGTCAGGTCGGTTTCTACTCACAAGGGTGCGTAACCCCTGTCCCAACAAGGACGACCAGCTGGGGGTCTATTAAATCTTTCTATTTTCAAAAGGTCCCTTGA